The following are encoded together in the Streptomyces rapamycinicus NRRL 5491 genome:
- a CDS encoding NACHT domain-containing protein: MSAEAAAINLGRTVATRVVRLWLEPRRREQESRMEMSALVRRRVPGLRAQRGVERQFEQIADAVAARLEPMCGHEFRGLEEGGRQAALDAVTAAFGRADLSDEAILGSDANPAELARRVRASAPPPAGLGEAATHFYELVLAECCDCYVRILQRLPVFTERGIAELLGRVGELGPELSRVLERLPVRSLYAPQGADQDAAFRREYLEFLSRTLDEVELFSFTAGQAPRTKLSVAYISLRVSTDEEGRAARRASGGPDHRLRTGIGSWGGAEHELSASVRVEAALKESPRVLLRGEAGSGKTTLLNWLAVTAARGAFGGDLADWNGLVPVLVKLRRYASRELPRPEELLDATAGPLTGHMPRAWVDRAFQAGRVLLLVDGVDELVATERRGVREWLRLLLSAYPDTRTVVTSRPTAARGDWLRAEGFAPVGLERMTPADLRAFVQQWHQAVGAQACELPCAPEELPHYERALLTALQDRPHLRALAASPLLAALLCALHLGRRRRLPRNRMELYRIALELLVQRRDAERGVPSALDVQLSLTDKLCLLRDLAWRLSDNNRSEIATEKALAHVTAKVASMRHLDDGGEEVLDHLVSRSGVLRVPAEDRIDFLHRSFQEYLAAEEAAEEDRIGNLIERSHLDTWRETIIMAAGHANRSQRQELITGILERAEAERRHARGLRLLAASCLETMESVPSELTERLDGALGSLVPPRRRKDVVSLAVVGDPVLRRLPRSLGGLSGTAARTSVRTAALIGGGRALDLLAAYAESGHPEAEKELADVWEYFDPEEYARRVLAKCSLEDVTLTLSHPSQWTPARELRSTRKIWINHPLTEGLAPLADFPELSWLSISRLRNHNDLSPLTAHPRLTVLSIVGNIALEDASPLETLTHLEELQLTHWASLPPIADIPLPEKLTSLGLGALPHNPDLSFLRQLRPVRKLNLEGSGSPLHLADLSAASGLRWLRLSGFDLSEGFPVLSASVRVQELNFYRCAFPADIGALNGIDSLRSVFFGECHGPYPGPLDLSSLAGRTAPTQLTVEVGSTQTVTGTEHLDPGIRVRYR; this comes from the coding sequence GTGAGCGCTGAGGCAGCTGCCATCAATCTCGGGCGGACGGTCGCGACCCGTGTCGTGCGGTTATGGCTCGAACCGCGCCGGCGCGAGCAGGAGAGCCGGATGGAGATGTCCGCGCTGGTCCGGCGGCGGGTTCCGGGGCTGCGGGCGCAGCGGGGTGTGGAGCGGCAGTTCGAGCAGATCGCGGACGCGGTGGCGGCGCGGCTGGAGCCCATGTGCGGGCATGAGTTCCGCGGTCTGGAGGAGGGCGGGCGGCAGGCGGCGCTCGACGCCGTGACGGCGGCCTTCGGCCGTGCGGACCTGTCCGACGAGGCGATCCTCGGGTCCGATGCCAACCCCGCCGAGCTGGCCCGCCGGGTGCGGGCCTCCGCTCCCCCGCCCGCCGGGCTGGGCGAGGCGGCCACGCACTTCTACGAGCTGGTGCTGGCCGAGTGCTGCGACTGCTATGTGCGGATCCTGCAGCGGCTCCCGGTCTTCACCGAGCGCGGGATCGCCGAACTGCTGGGGCGGGTCGGCGAGCTCGGCCCCGAGCTGAGCCGGGTGCTGGAGCGGCTCCCGGTCAGATCGCTGTACGCGCCGCAGGGGGCGGATCAGGACGCCGCCTTCCGCAGGGAGTACCTGGAGTTCCTCAGCCGGACCCTGGACGAGGTGGAGCTGTTCAGCTTCACGGCCGGTCAGGCCCCGCGCACCAAGTTGTCCGTCGCGTACATCAGTCTGCGGGTCAGCACGGACGAGGAGGGGCGGGCGGCGCGGAGGGCGTCGGGCGGACCCGACCACCGGTTGCGGACGGGCATCGGGTCGTGGGGCGGCGCGGAGCACGAGCTCTCGGCGAGCGTACGGGTGGAGGCGGCGTTGAAGGAGTCGCCGCGGGTGCTGTTGCGCGGCGAGGCGGGTTCTGGCAAGACGACTCTGCTCAACTGGCTGGCCGTCACGGCGGCGCGCGGCGCGTTCGGCGGGGATCTGGCCGACTGGAACGGACTTGTCCCCGTCCTGGTCAAACTGCGGCGTTACGCCTCCCGCGAGCTGCCGCGCCCGGAGGAGCTGCTGGACGCCACGGCGGGGCCGCTGACCGGCCATATGCCCCGGGCGTGGGTGGACCGCGCGTTCCAGGCGGGGCGGGTGCTGCTGCTCGTCGACGGGGTGGACGAACTCGTCGCGACGGAGCGGCGCGGGGTCAGGGAGTGGCTCCGGCTGCTGCTCAGCGCCTACCCGGACACCCGCACGGTGGTGACCTCCCGCCCGACCGCCGCGCGCGGCGACTGGCTGCGCGCGGAGGGGTTCGCCCCGGTGGGGCTGGAGCGGATGACCCCCGCGGATCTGCGGGCGTTCGTCCAGCAGTGGCACCAGGCGGTGGGCGCCCAGGCCTGCGAGTTGCCGTGCGCCCCGGAGGAACTGCCGCACTACGAGCGGGCGTTGCTGACCGCTCTCCAGGACCGCCCGCATTTGCGGGCGCTCGCCGCGAGCCCCCTGCTGGCGGCCCTGCTGTGCGCACTACACCTGGGACGGCGCCGACGGCTGCCACGCAACCGTATGGAGCTGTACCGCATCGCGCTGGAGCTGCTGGTGCAGCGCCGCGACGCGGAGCGCGGGGTGCCCAGCGCGCTGGATGTGCAGCTCAGCCTGACGGACAAGCTGTGCCTGCTGCGGGATCTGGCGTGGCGGCTGTCGGACAACAACCGCAGTGAGATCGCCACGGAGAAGGCCCTCGCCCACGTCACGGCCAAGGTGGCGTCGATGCGTCACCTGGACGACGGGGGCGAAGAGGTCCTGGATCATCTGGTGTCGCGTTCGGGGGTGCTGCGCGTCCCCGCGGAGGACCGGATCGACTTTCTGCACCGCAGCTTCCAGGAGTACCTGGCGGCCGAGGAAGCGGCGGAGGAGGACCGCATCGGCAATCTCATCGAGCGGTCCCATCTGGACACCTGGCGCGAGACCATCATCATGGCCGCCGGACACGCCAACCGCAGCCAGCGGCAGGAGCTGATCACCGGCATTCTGGAGCGCGCCGAGGCCGAGCGCCGCCATGCGCGCGGGCTGCGGCTGCTGGCGGCGTCCTGCCTGGAGACGATGGAGTCGGTGCCTTCCGAACTCACCGAACGGCTGGACGGCGCTCTGGGGTCGCTGGTGCCGCCGAGACGCCGTAAGGACGTCGTATCGCTGGCCGTGGTGGGGGATCCGGTGCTGCGTCGGCTGCCGCGTTCACTGGGCGGTCTGAGCGGGACGGCCGCCAGGACCTCCGTGCGCACCGCCGCGCTCATCGGCGGCGGGAGGGCGCTCGATCTGCTGGCCGCTTACGCGGAGTCCGGGCATCCCGAAGCGGAGAAGGAACTCGCCGACGTCTGGGAGTATTTCGACCCGGAAGAGTACGCCCGGCGCGTGCTCGCCAAGTGTTCCCTGGAGGACGTCACACTGACGCTTTCCCATCCCAGCCAGTGGACCCCGGCCAGGGAGCTGCGGTCGACGCGGAAGATATGGATCAACCATCCGCTCACCGAGGGTCTCGCACCCCTCGCGGATTTCCCGGAACTCTCCTGGCTGTCGATCTCACGGCTGAGGAACCATAACGATCTCAGCCCCCTCACCGCTCATCCCCGGCTCACCGTCCTCTCGATCGTCGGAAACATCGCCCTCGAGGACGCCTCCCCGCTGGAAACCCTCACCCACCTCGAGGAATTGCAGCTCACCCATTGGGCCTCCCTCCCGCCCATCGCCGATATCCCGCTTCCGGAGAAGCTGACCTCGCTCGGCCTGGGCGCCCTCCCCCACAACCCCGACCTGAGTTTCCTCCGCCAGCTGCGGCCGGTGCGGAAACTGAACCTGGAGGGTTCGGGGAGTCCGCTGCACCTCGCAGACCTTTCCGCGGCGAGCGGCCTGCGGTGGCTGCGGCTGAGCGGCTTCGATCTGTCCGAGGGCTTCCCCGTCCTGTCCGCGTCCGTACGCGTTCAGGAACTGAATTTCTACCGCTGCGCTTTTCC